A genomic stretch from Acidimicrobiales bacterium includes:
- a CDS encoding patatin-like phospholipase family protein, with product MARIRWLHRLRRPAAVERDHTVFVFSGGSVRGAAQVGMLRVLFENDIIPDEIVGVSAGALNGVYLAHDPTLEQVGRLEDLWRDVAEKAPIRGSVIRNVASVLRGRSSFDTGDRLRALIAEHVPMDDLAEVSVPCHVGTTDAATGQVTWWTSGPVVDLLCASTAVPGVLPVVELEDGSRHIDGGVVSNIPLRKAVSLAPTRLVVLDVAAKFAPAGKQTALSLMMVGVRAAAAELIRQQWLDVPTDLDVLHVELPTVDDAPDFEFGLVPELLEAGAEAAEAALAAAARSTATG from the coding sequence ATGGCTCGCATCCGATGGCTGCACCGCTTGCGCCGACCGGCAGCGGTCGAGCGGGACCACACGGTGTTCGTGTTCTCCGGCGGCTCGGTCCGGGGGGCGGCCCAAGTCGGGATGCTGCGGGTGCTCTTCGAGAACGACATCATTCCCGACGAGATCGTGGGCGTATCGGCCGGCGCCCTGAACGGCGTCTACCTTGCGCACGACCCCACGCTCGAGCAGGTGGGTCGACTCGAGGACCTGTGGCGGGACGTGGCCGAGAAGGCGCCCATCCGGGGAAGCGTGATCCGAAACGTGGCGTCCGTCCTGCGGGGACGGTCCAGCTTCGACACGGGAGACAGGCTCCGGGCCCTGATCGCGGAACACGTACCGATGGACGACCTGGCCGAGGTCTCCGTTCCCTGCCACGTGGGGACCACCGATGCCGCCACCGGACAGGTGACCTGGTGGACCAGCGGTCCAGTCGTGGACCTGCTCTGTGCATCGACCGCGGTTCCCGGCGTCCTGCCGGTGGTCGAGTTGGAGGACGGCAGCCGGCACATCGACGGTGGCGTGGTGTCCAACATCCCGCTCCGAAAGGCGGTGTCTTTGGCCCCCACGCGGCTGGTCGTGTTGGACGTGGCGGCCAAGTTCGCGCCGGCCGGGAAGCAGACGGCGCTGTCGCTGATGATGGTCGGGGTTCGGGCCGCCGCCGCCGAGTTGATACGCCAGCAGTGGCTGGACGTTCCCACCGACCTGGACGTCCTCCACGTGGAGTTGCCGACAGTCGACGACGCCCCCGACTTCGAGTTCGGGCTGGTACCAGAACTGCTGGAGGCGGGAGCCGAGGCGGCCGAGGCGGCGCTCGCCGCCGCCGCCCGGTCGACCGCTACGGGATGA
- a CDS encoding VOC family protein: MPHPMLFPTIRCRDTRALIDFLVTAFGFREHFSVPDRDGIVHAEIRWLGGGGVMLGDVALGDADHMALPTGPISVFAVTDDPDGLHDRATAAGASIVRGLRDEDYGGRGFTATDPEGNFWSFATWHGD; this comes from the coding sequence ATGCCACATCCCATGCTGTTCCCCACCATCAGGTGCCGGGATACGAGGGCACTGATCGACTTCCTCGTCACGGCCTTCGGCTTCCGGGAACACTTCTCGGTGCCCGACCGAGACGGCATAGTCCACGCTGAGATCCGCTGGCTGGGAGGCGGCGGGGTGATGCTGGGCGATGTAGCGCTCGGCGACGCCGACCACATGGCTCTCCCCACGGGTCCGATCAGCGTCTTCGCAGTGACCGACGACCCCGACGGCCTCCACGACCGTGCAACCGCAGCCGGTGCCAGCATCGTTCGCGGGCTCCGGGACGAGGACTACGGCGGCCGGGGCTTCACGGCCACCGACCCGGAGGGCAACTTCTGGAGTTTCGCCACCTGGCACGGGGATTGA
- a CDS encoding TIGR03619 family F420-dependent LLM class oxidoreductase, which yields MIPLPHLSIQVINFAAEGLGDWQTLSDHAVAADRAGVDRLAVSDHVAFGDDLSDYADPSKGGTSGGRQPTGPDGLWLEPLTTLAWLAGRTDRIRLQTGILLAALRRPVVLAKTAATLDVLSGGRLDLGVGVGWQAAEYTAAGLEFGVRGRLLDQTLEVCHALWTQPKASYSGDGLSFDGVHAMPKPVSGDGVPIWVSGTVNPRTARRLARFGTGWIPWGDDRADVTGGISRMRSLVDKMGLYHAGFQVQGSVHVATDADGAVDVTSTMAGVPDLVAAGVTDCRLQLRLPSGTEPATDLLGRLVEAFRTVVGRST from the coding sequence GTGATCCCGCTCCCCCACCTTTCGATACAGGTCATCAACTTCGCCGCCGAGGGACTCGGCGACTGGCAGACGCTTAGTGACCACGCAGTCGCCGCCGACCGTGCCGGCGTGGACCGGCTGGCCGTTTCCGACCACGTCGCCTTCGGCGACGACCTCTCCGACTACGCCGATCCCTCGAAGGGCGGTACGTCAGGTGGACGTCAGCCCACCGGACCAGACGGCCTCTGGCTGGAGCCGCTGACCACCCTGGCCTGGCTGGCCGGCCGGACCGACCGGATCCGACTCCAGACCGGCATCCTGCTGGCCGCGCTACGACGACCGGTCGTGCTGGCCAAGACTGCGGCCACCCTCGACGTACTGTCCGGAGGTCGCCTGGACCTCGGGGTGGGCGTCGGCTGGCAGGCAGCCGAGTACACGGCGGCGGGCCTCGAGTTCGGCGTGCGCGGACGGCTCCTGGACCAGACCCTGGAGGTCTGCCATGCCCTCTGGACCCAGCCGAAGGCCTCGTACTCCGGAGACGGCCTCTCGTTCGATGGCGTGCACGCCATGCCCAAGCCTGTATCCGGCGACGGCGTGCCGATCTGGGTCAGCGGCACCGTCAACCCGAGGACCGCCCGGCGCCTCGCACGCTTCGGCACCGGCTGGATCCCCTGGGGCGACGACCGGGCCGACGTCACCGGCGGCATCTCCCGCATGCGATCCCTGGTGGACAAGATGGGCCTCTACCACGCTGGGTTCCAGGTGCAGGGATCAGTTCACGTGGCCACCGACGCCGACGGAGCGGTCGACGTCACGTCGACCATGGCGGGCGTACCCGACTTGGTGGCCGCCGGGGTGACCGACTGCCGCCTCCAGCTGCGCCTGCCGTCGGGAACCGAACCGGCCACCGACCTGCTTGGACGCTTGGTGGAGGCATTCCGGACCGTCGTCGGACGGAGCACCTGA
- a CDS encoding TIGR03619 family F420-dependent LLM class oxidoreductase, with translation MRFGFFGVNAGVLSEPATMVAAATTAEAAGWESIWTGEHLVAASPQRPPSPVRPDTHFVDQVASLAHLAAQTTTLRLGTGIVILPQRNPVVLAKELASVDVLSGGRLEAGFGVGYVPDEFDAIGVPFSERGARMDDHIDALRAMWRGDLEFEGRFTSWHGVEAHPRPVEPHGPPIHVGGGSAATFRRAVLRADGWYGFLSTLESTGSAMDALDRGMAELDRPAHLGRIQVSVTPSEPVDRDLVRRYEDLGVDRLILVRDFRDVGGTPNPERADDVLRFIDEAPGRLGFA, from the coding sequence GTGAGGTTCGGGTTCTTCGGCGTCAATGCCGGCGTGCTGTCCGAACCGGCCACCATGGTGGCTGCTGCGACCACCGCCGAGGCCGCCGGCTGGGAGTCGATCTGGACCGGCGAGCACCTGGTCGCCGCCAGCCCGCAGCGCCCACCCTCACCGGTCCGACCCGATACCCACTTCGTGGACCAGGTGGCCTCGCTGGCCCACCTGGCGGCGCAGACCACCACGCTGCGTCTGGGGACCGGCATCGTGATCCTTCCACAGCGGAATCCGGTTGTCCTCGCTAAGGAGCTGGCCTCGGTGGACGTCTTGTCCGGCGGCCGCCTCGAGGCCGGGTTCGGCGTCGGCTACGTACCCGACGAGTTCGACGCCATCGGCGTGCCGTTCTCCGAACGCGGCGCCCGGATGGACGACCACATCGACGCACTGCGGGCCATGTGGCGTGGGGACCTCGAGTTCGAGGGACGCTTCACGTCGTGGCACGGCGTGGAGGCCCATCCCCGTCCGGTCGAGCCTCATGGCCCCCCGATCCACGTCGGCGGGGGTTCGGCGGCCACCTTCCGACGTGCCGTCCTACGGGCCGACGGGTGGTACGGCTTCCTCTCGACGCTGGAGTCGACCGGGTCCGCCATGGACGCTCTGGACCGTGGGATGGCGGAACTGGACAGACCGGCACACCTCGGCCGCATCCAGGTCAGCGTGACCCCGTCGGAGCCCGTCGACCGCGACCTGGTCCGCCGCTACGAGGACCTGGGCGTGGATCGCCTCATCCTGGTCCGCGACTTCCGCGACGTCGGGGGCACGCCGAATCCCGAGCGGGCCGATGACGTACTGCGGTTCATCGACGAGGCTCCCGGGAGGCTCGGCTTCGCCTGA